One part of the Cystobacter ferrugineus genome encodes these proteins:
- a CDS encoding S8 family serine peptidase: MTLTPLIAFGSSSQDAKADVSRAKDSGVPAAASPYPTDRIIVRYHDHAAARKTPDAALLASRRVIDAAHQRGLTARQQHTNGRGAQVWSMGRKMTYEEALALAKQIAMADPEVKFAEPDLIMRPTMVPNDPGYAYQPDLYPGTPAGINVPAAWDRTNGAGVVVAVVDTGYRPHADLAANLLGGYDFITINPYLPGVSPNDGDGRDSDARDPGDWCTSDPNRQTSSWHGTHVAGTIGAVTNNGRDIAGVAHGAKILPVRVLGMCGGYASDIADGIEWAAGLPITGVPTNATPARVINLSLGGPGTCGVGAYLDYFDAITKARNKGAVVVVAAGNDGADAANTVPANCPGVLAVASVSSSGSRSWFSNYGPTVALAAPGESIYSTHNTGTTVPGSDKLSYLSGTSMAAPHVAGVAALMLSANPSLAVDAVTSLLRSSSKPFPASCTGCGIGIVDAAAAVNAAIAYGGTNRIDESSFFVQQLFFDVLRRKPEASGLSFYVGALNSCNGNSACLASTRANIARGILESPESRALYPELNPSSSSYNDAFVTYCYKLFLQRQFDPEGGVYWYNYLNSTGDYTGVVNGIIASSEYRKRFGTP, translated from the coding sequence TTGACGCTGACACCCCTGATTGCCTTCGGGTCCTCGAGCCAGGACGCCAAGGCGGATGTTTCTCGTGCCAAGGATTCAGGTGTCCCGGCCGCAGCGTCGCCGTATCCCACGGATCGCATCATCGTTCGCTACCACGACCATGCCGCGGCCCGGAAAACCCCCGACGCCGCGCTGTTGGCGAGCCGCCGTGTCATCGACGCGGCCCACCAACGCGGCTTGACCGCCAGGCAGCAGCACACCAACGGGCGGGGGGCTCAGGTGTGGTCCATGGGCCGGAAGATGACGTATGAGGAGGCCCTGGCGCTGGCGAAGCAGATCGCCATGGCCGACCCGGAGGTGAAGTTCGCCGAGCCGGACCTCATCATGCGGCCGACGATGGTGCCGAACGATCCGGGCTACGCCTATCAACCGGATCTCTACCCTGGCACCCCGGCGGGCATCAACGTCCCCGCCGCGTGGGACCGCACCAACGGGGCCGGCGTGGTCGTCGCGGTGGTGGATACGGGCTACCGCCCTCACGCCGACCTGGCCGCCAACCTCCTGGGGGGATACGACTTCATCACGATAAACCCCTATCTCCCGGGAGTATCCCCCAATGACGGCGATGGACGCGACAGCGACGCACGGGATCCGGGCGACTGGTGCACCAGCGACCCCAACAGACAGACCAGCTCGTGGCACGGGACGCACGTGGCCGGCACCATCGGCGCGGTGACGAACAATGGCAGGGACATCGCGGGCGTGGCCCATGGCGCCAAGATCCTGCCGGTGCGCGTGCTCGGCATGTGCGGCGGTTACGCTTCGGACATCGCGGATGGCATCGAGTGGGCCGCGGGCCTTCCGATCACCGGGGTGCCAACCAACGCGACCCCCGCGCGCGTGATCAATCTGTCGCTGGGGGGCCCTGGCACCTGCGGGGTGGGTGCCTATCTGGACTACTTCGATGCGATCACCAAGGCCCGGAACAAGGGAGCGGTCGTGGTCGTTGCCGCGGGCAACGACGGCGCGGACGCCGCCAATACCGTGCCGGCCAACTGCCCGGGGGTGCTCGCCGTTGCCTCCGTGAGCTCGTCGGGCTCCAGGTCCTGGTTCTCGAACTACGGTCCGACGGTGGCGCTCGCGGCTCCCGGAGAGAGTATCTATTCGACGCACAACACGGGAACCACCGTCCCGGGGAGCGACAAGTTGAGCTACCTCTCCGGCACCTCGATGGCCGCGCCGCACGTGGCGGGCGTGGCGGCGCTGATGTTGTCGGCCAACCCGTCGCTGGCCGTCGACGCGGTGACCTCGTTGTTGCGCTCTTCGTCCAAGCCTTTCCCGGCCAGTTGCACGGGGTGTGGCATCGGAATCGTCGACGCCGCCGCGGCCGTGAATGCCGCGATTGCCTACGGAGGGACCAACCGCATCGACGAGTCGAGCTTCTTCGTGCAGCAGCTATTCTTCGATGTGCTCAGGCGCAAGCCCGAGGCCTCTGGGTTGAGTTTCTACGTGGGTGCCTTGAACTCGTGCAACGGCAACTCGGCGTGCCTGGCCTCCACCCGGGCCAACATCGCGCGCGGCATCCTCGAGTCGCCGGAGAGCCGGGCGCTGTACCCGGAGCTCAACCCGTCATCGTCCAGCTACAATGACGCCTTTGTCACGTACTGCTACAAGCTCTTCCTTCAGCGCCAATTCGACCCCGAAGGTGGTGTCTACTGGTACAACTACCTGAACTCGACGGGTGATTACACCGGCGTCGTCAACGGCATCATCGCGTCCTCGGAGTACCGCAAGCGCTTCGGTACTCCGTAG
- a CDS encoding Kelch repeat-containing protein — protein sequence MSGETLAPVRVAVQDKEGRTLTTAMTEVTLALAAGPEGAALEGTLTARAVDGVARFSNVVLKRAGTGYVLRASAQGLKEATSMGFEVRAGAVAQLLFVQQPVDRVAGMPLSVEVAVRDAFGNSVTQASPDVTLALAAGPEGAVLEGLLTARAVDGVARFSDVVLKRAGVGYALRASVQGAREATSASFEVWVGAAAQLLFVQQPVDGVAGMPFSVQVAVRDAFGNSVTRATQEVMLGVRGGGMLTSVMPVQGMASFTGIRIAEPGHHVLEAWLGSLISDPSDRFEMRAAMPPAFVTTHQDSAWVRPSETLHFRVTAEDPQGTALRFAWGAGIGTLGPSEDTATASTVAWTAPACLPPGSPSPVVITTTVRDELGLEAVTHFQVGGLPDCPRWLSTGRLASARRGHTATLLPSGRVLVTGGFNGSGPVATSEVYEPATGTWTKTGGMASVRYGHTATLLPSGRVLVTGGTNNATELATAEVYDPATGTWTGTASMASARRGHTMTLLPSGRVLVTGGFNTSAILATAEVYDPATGTWTKTGSMASVRRGHTATVLPSGRVLVTGGSNDVVPYSTILATAEVYDPATGAWTKTGSMVSPRLGHTATVLPSGRVLVAGGMEQYYLATAEEYEPETGTWTSTARMASARREPTATLLSSGRVLVAGGDGSWGSENTAEVYDPAAKTWTGIAMTSARGGHTATLLPSGRVLVASGQGDSSYVDTAEVYDPGVSTWTGTGSLASARGGHVAALLPSGRVLVVGGTSGSPSLTTAEVYDPATGTWTGTGGISTSRYHPAVTVLASGRVLVTGGENPVVSELESAEVYDPETGTWTKTGSMTRRRTEHTATLLLSGKVLVTGGTNNATDLATAEVYDPETGTWQGTGGMSSTRYGHTATVLPSGRVLVVGGLGASSTLATAEVYDPATGTWTSTGSMNSARYGHTATVLPSGRVLVAGGWSSSGGAQATAEVYDPTTGTWTSTASMASTRYGCTATVLPSGRVLVAGGRNGSSYLSLAEVYDPGTGTWTSTGGLASARSEHTATLLSSGRVLVAGGDGNSPATAEVYIP from the coding sequence GTGAGCGGTGAGACCCTGGCCCCGGTGCGGGTCGCGGTGCAGGACAAGGAGGGGCGGACCCTCACGACCGCCATGACGGAGGTGACGCTGGCATTGGCGGCGGGTCCCGAGGGTGCGGCGCTGGAAGGGACGCTCACCGCGCGGGCCGTGGATGGCGTGGCTCGGTTTTCCAATGTGGTGTTGAAGCGGGCGGGGACGGGCTATGTCCTGCGGGCCTCCGCTCAGGGGCTGAAGGAAGCCACCAGCATGGGCTTCGAGGTACGGGCGGGGGCCGTGGCGCAACTGCTCTTCGTCCAGCAGCCGGTGGACAGGGTGGCGGGAATGCCTCTCTCCGTCGAGGTGGCGGTGCGGGATGCCTTCGGCAATTCCGTCACGCAGGCCTCCCCGGACGTGACGCTGGCGCTGGCGGCGGGCCCCGAGGGCGCGGTGCTGGAGGGGCTGCTCACCGCGCGGGCCGTGGATGGCGTGGCGCGGTTTTCCGACGTGGTGTTGAAGCGGGCGGGGGTGGGTTATGCCCTGCGGGCCTCCGTCCAGGGGGCGCGCGAGGCCACCAGCGCCAGCTTCGAGGTGTGGGTGGGAGCCGCGGCACAACTGCTCTTCGTCCAGCAGCCGGTGGACGGGGTGGCGGGAATGCCTTTCTCCGTCCAGGTGGCGGTGCGGGACGCCTTCGGCAATTCCGTCACGCGGGCCACCCAGGAGGTGATGCTGGGGGTGAGGGGTGGCGGCATGCTGACCTCGGTGATGCCCGTTCAGGGCATGGCCTCCTTCACGGGCATCCGCATCGCGGAACCTGGCCATCACGTCCTGGAGGCCTGGTTGGGCTCGTTGATCTCGGATCCCAGCGACCGCTTCGAGATGCGGGCGGCGATGCCCCCCGCGTTCGTCACGACCCACCAGGACTCCGCCTGGGTGCGCCCCTCGGAGACCCTCCATTTCCGCGTCACGGCCGAGGATCCGCAGGGCACTGCCCTGCGCTTCGCATGGGGGGCGGGAATCGGCACCCTGGGGCCTTCGGAGGACACCGCGACGGCGAGCACGGTCGCCTGGACGGCACCCGCCTGTCTGCCGCCGGGGAGTCCTTCTCCCGTCGTCATCACCACCACCGTGCGCGATGAGCTGGGATTGGAGGCGGTCACCCACTTCCAGGTGGGAGGGCTCCCGGACTGCCCGAGGTGGCTGTCCACTGGCCGCCTGGCCTCGGCACGTCGCGGACACACGGCGACGCTGCTGCCCTCGGGGCGGGTGCTGGTCACGGGCGGGTTCAACGGCTCCGGCCCCGTGGCCACCTCGGAGGTGTACGAGCCGGCGACGGGCACCTGGACGAAGACTGGCGGCATGGCCTCTGTGCGTTACGGGCACACGGCGACGCTGCTGCCCTCGGGGCGGGTGCTGGTCACGGGCGGGACCAACAACGCCACCGAGCTGGCCACGGCGGAAGTGTATGACCCGGCGACGGGCACCTGGACGGGCACCGCCAGCATGGCCTCGGCGCGTCGTGGGCATACGATGACGCTGTTGCCCTCGGGGCGGGTGCTGGTCACGGGCGGGTTCAACACCTCCGCCATCCTGGCCACGGCGGAGGTGTATGACCCGGCGACTGGCACCTGGACGAAGACCGGAAGCATGGCCTCGGTGCGTCGTGGGCACACGGCCACGGTGCTGCCCTCGGGCCGAGTGCTGGTCACGGGCGGGAGCAACGACGTCGTCCCCTATTCCACCATTCTGGCCACGGCGGAGGTGTATGACCCGGCGACGGGCGCCTGGACGAAGACGGGGAGCATGGTCTCGCCGCGTCTCGGGCATACAGCGACGGTGCTGCCCTCGGGCCGGGTGCTGGTGGCGGGCGGCATGGAGCAGTACTACCTGGCCACGGCGGAGGAGTACGAGCCGGAGACGGGCACCTGGACGAGTACCGCCAGGATGGCCTCGGCGCGTCGCGAGCCCACGGCGACGTTGCTGTCCTCGGGGCGGGTGCTGGTGGCGGGCGGGGATGGCTCCTGGGGTTCCGAGAACACCGCCGAGGTGTATGACCCGGCGGCGAAGACCTGGACGGGCATCGCGATGACCTCGGCGCGAGGTGGGCACACGGCGACGCTGCTGCCCTCGGGCCGGGTGCTCGTGGCGAGCGGGCAGGGTGACTCCTCCTACGTGGACACCGCGGAGGTGTACGACCCGGGGGTGAGTACCTGGACGGGGACCGGAAGCCTGGCCTCGGCGCGGGGTGGACACGTGGCGGCGCTGCTGCCCTCGGGCCGGGTGCTGGTGGTGGGTGGGACCAGCGGTTCCCCCTCCTTGACCACGGCCGAGGTGTATGACCCGGCGACGGGCACCTGGACGGGCACCGGCGGCATCTCCACCTCGCGTTACCACCCCGCGGTGACCGTGTTGGCCTCGGGCCGGGTCCTGGTGACGGGCGGGGAAAACCCCGTCGTGAGCGAATTGGAGAGCGCGGAGGTGTACGACCCGGAGACGGGCACCTGGACGAAGACCGGAAGCATGACCCGGAGGCGGACCGAGCACACGGCGACGTTGCTGCTCTCGGGCAAGGTGCTGGTGACGGGCGGGACCAACAACGCCACCGATCTGGCCACGGCGGAGGTGTACGACCCGGAGACGGGCACCTGGCAGGGCACGGGCGGCATGAGTTCGACGCGTTATGGTCACACGGCGACGGTGCTGCCCTCGGGCCGGGTGCTGGTGGTGGGCGGGCTCGGCGCTTCCTCCACCCTGGCCACGGCGGAGGTGTATGACCCGGCAACGGGCACCTGGACGAGCACCGGGAGCATGAACTCGGCGCGCTATGGGCACACGGCGACGGTGCTGCCCTCGGGCCGGGTGCTGGTGGCGGGCGGGTGGAGTAGTTCTGGTGGTGCCCAGGCCACGGCGGAGGTGTACGACCCGACGACGGGCACCTGGACGAGCACCGCGAGCATGGCCTCCACGCGTTACGGCTGTACGGCGACGGTGCTGCCCTCGGGCCGGGTGCTGGTGGCGGGCGGGCGCAACGGTTCCAGCTACCTGTCCCTGGCGGAGGTGTATGACCCTGGGACGGGCACCTGGACGAGCACCGGAGGACTGGCCTCGGCGCGGAGCGAGCACACGGCGACGCTGTTGTCCTCGGGCCGGGTGCTGGTGGCGGGTGGGGATGGCAACAGCCCGGCCACGGCGGAGGTGTACATCCCTTGA
- a CDS encoding alpha/beta fold hydrolase, whose protein sequence is METRQTELSRRSLLAMAGLTAAAVSAGRGGANAATPAVARLFYTETGTATGKNVMLLHGWTCDSHDWSWQLPALESRYRVVAVDLRGHGRSEVMRPGAYAPADYVADIESLISSKYPGQKFILMGHSMGAQIAARLAAQRPDLVSAVVSVDGSLGFSDELTPLFQKTVAELVAGDPGVVAPALFQGFYDPATDPGYKRWHARRAQGTPAHVVRESFGPLFLGAGQVGVGAASGDFCRSLAVPVYHLCRDPAQAARMRPWFSQPKSKVDVWGQAGHWIMQDRHAEVNAVVTAWIDAL, encoded by the coding sequence ATGGAGACGAGACAAACAGAGCTGTCCCGGCGCAGCCTGCTGGCGATGGCCGGCTTGACGGCGGCCGCCGTGAGTGCGGGCCGCGGCGGCGCGAACGCGGCAACCCCGGCGGTCGCCCGGCTTTTCTACACGGAGACGGGCACCGCCACTGGCAAGAACGTCATGCTCCTGCATGGGTGGACCTGCGACTCCCACGATTGGAGCTGGCAGTTGCCCGCGCTGGAAAGCAGGTACCGCGTGGTCGCCGTCGACCTGCGCGGGCATGGCCGCTCCGAGGTCATGCGCCCGGGCGCGTATGCGCCTGCCGACTACGTAGCGGATATCGAGTCGCTGATTTCGAGCAAATACCCGGGCCAGAAGTTCATCCTCATGGGGCATTCGATGGGGGCGCAGATCGCCGCCCGCCTTGCCGCTCAGCGGCCCGACCTGGTGAGCGCCGTGGTGTCCGTCGATGGCTCGCTCGGGTTCTCGGACGAACTCACGCCGCTGTTCCAGAAGACGGTAGCCGAACTGGTCGCTGGCGACCCCGGCGTCGTCGCACCGGCCTTGTTCCAGGGCTTCTACGACCCGGCCACCGACCCCGGCTACAAGCGCTGGCACGCGCGGCGCGCGCAGGGCACGCCGGCGCACGTGGTGCGGGAATCCTTCGGCCCACTGTTCCTGGGGGCTGGGCAAGTCGGGGTGGGCGCGGCCAGCGGGGATTTCTGCCGGAGCCTCGCGGTGCCTGTCTACCACCTGTGCCGAGACCCGGCGCAGGCCGCTCGCATGCGTCCGTGGTTCTCGCAGCCCAAATCCAAGGTGGATGTCTGGGGCCAGGCGGGGCACTGGATCATGCAGGACCGCCACGCCGAGGTGAACGCGGTGGTGACGGCCTGGATCGACGCGCTCTAG
- a CDS encoding NAD(P)H-binding protein, producing MDKPTVLLTGASGNTGRVIAQDFLQRGIPFVAMSHGQGNLARLKDQGMSTVFGDFEAPDTLASALAGIKKAYLVSTQDEKSIARETAFVAAARKVGVEHLVACSAYLSGENADALQAEEETSIRKRRTRNAPACPASRPVRQAVPL from the coding sequence ATGGATAAACCAACGGTTCTTTTGACGGGCGCAAGTGGAAACACTGGGCGGGTGATTGCACAGGATTTCCTTCAACGGGGGATTCCGTTCGTCGCCATGTCGCATGGGCAAGGCAATTTGGCCAGACTGAAGGACCAAGGGATGTCCACTGTTTTCGGAGACTTCGAGGCCCCAGACACGCTCGCCTCGGCCTTGGCCGGCATCAAAAAAGCCTATCTGGTCAGCACTCAGGACGAGAAATCGATTGCGCGCGAAACGGCGTTTGTCGCTGCGGCTAGAAAAGTGGGCGTGGAGCATTTGGTTGCATGTTCTGCGTACCTTTCGGGCGAGAATGCCGACGCCCTCCAAGCCGAGGAAGAGACCAGCATACGCAAACGGCGCACACGAAACGCTCCCGCCTGCCCGGCTTCGCGACCCGTCCGCCAAGCTGTGCCTTTATGA